One part of the Ursus arctos isolate Adak ecotype North America unplaced genomic scaffold, UrsArc2.0 scaffold_14, whole genome shotgun sequence genome encodes these proteins:
- the LOC125280920 gene encoding olfactory receptor-like protein OLF4, producing the protein MELENDTQISEFLLLGFSEEPELEPFLFGLFLSMYLVTVLGNQLIILAISSDSHLHTPMYFFLANLSFVDICITSTTVPKMLVNTQTQRKVITYESCIIQIYFFLLFIGLDNFLLTVMAYDRFVAICHPLHYTVIMNPQLCGLLVLVSWFMSILHSLLQTLMVLRLSFCTKVEIPHFFCEINQMIQLACSDTFLNDMVVYFAALILGGAPLSGVLYSYSKIVSSKCRISSEGKYKAFSTCASHLSVVSLFYCTSLGVYLSSPTTQSSHASAVASVMYAVVTPMLNPFI; encoded by the coding sequence ATGGAACTAGAGAATGATACACagatttcagaatttcttcttctgggattttctgAGGAACCAGAATTGGAACCCTTCCTCTTTGGGCTGTTCCTGTCCATGTACCTGGTCACTGTACTTGGGAACCagctcatcatcctggccatcagctcagactcccacctccacactcccatgtacttcttcctggccaacctgtcctttgtagacatctgcatcacctccaccaccgtccccaagatgctggtgaatacacaaacacagagaaaagtcATAACTTATGAAAGCTGCATCATACAGATctactttttcttactttttatagGTTTGGACAACTTCCTCCTGACTGTGATGGCttatgaccgctttgtggccatctgtcaccccctgcactacacagtcatcatgaacccccagctctgtggactgctggttctggtaTCCTGGTTCATGAGCATCTTGCATTCTTTGTTACAAACCTTAATGGTGTTgcggctgtccttctgtacaaaggtggaaatcccccactttttctgtgaaattaaTCAGATGATCCAGCTTGCCTGTTCTGATACCTTTCTTAATGACATGGTGGTATATTTTGCAGCTTTGATTCTGGGTGGTGCTCCCTTGTCTGGGgtcctttactcttactctaagatagtttcctccaAATGCAGAATCTCATCAGAGGGgaagtacaaagcattttccacctgtgcatctcacctctcagttgtctccttattttattgtacgagcctaggagtgtaccttagctctcctactacccagagctcccacgcaagtgcagtggcctcagtGATGTATGcagtggtcacccccatgctgaaccccttcatctaa
- the LOC125283763 gene encoding olfactory receptor 7A17-like yields MEPGNDTRISEFLLLGLSEDPELQPLIFGLFLSMYLITLFGNLLIILAVGSDSHLHTPMYFFLSNLSLVDICSTSTTVPKMLMNIQTESKVITYAGCITQIYFFIVFAVLDVFLLAVMAYDRFVAICHPLHYTVIMNPRLCGLLVLVSWVICILHSLLQSLMVLRLSFCTEVELPHFFCELNQMIQLACSDTFLNNMVMYFASVLLGGGAFAGILYSYSKIVSSIRGISSAQGKYKAFSTCTSHLSVVSLFYCTMLGVYLSSAATQSSHASAVASVMYTVVTPMLNPFIYSLRNRDIKRALKAFFVKETQRGQLS; encoded by the coding sequence ATGGAACCAGGCAATGATACAcgaatttcagaatttcttcttctgggactatCAGAGgacccagaactgcagcccctcatatttgggcttttcctctccatgtacctgatcactctgtttggaaacctgctcatcatcctggccgtcGGCTCAGattcccacctccacacccccatgtacttcttcctctccaatctTTCCCTTGTAGACATTTGTTCcacctccaccaccgtccccaagatgctgaTGAACATACAGACAGAGAGCAAAGTCATAACCTATGCTGGGTGCATTactcagatttattttttcatagtctTTGCCGTGTTGGACGTCTTTCTCCTGGCTGTGATGGCTTATGACCgatttgtggccatctgtcaccccctgcactacacggtcATTATGAACCCTCggctctgtggactgctggttctggtgtcctgggtCATCTGTATCCTGCATTCCTTGTTACAAAGTTTAATGGTGCTgcggctgtccttctgtacagaggtggaactcccccactttttctgtgaactcaaccagatgatccaacttgcctgttctgatACCTTTCTTAATAACATGGTGATGTATTTCGCATCTGTGCTTCTGGGTGGTGGGGCTTTTGCTGGGATTCTTTACTCTTATTCTAAGATTGTTTCCTCCATACGTGGAATATcgtcagctcagggcaagtataaagcattttccacctgtacatctcacctctcagttgtttccttattttattgtacgaTGCTTGGTGTGTACCTGagctctgctgctacccagagctcccacgcaagtgcagtggcctcggtgatgtacacggtggtcacgcccatgctgaaccccttcatctacagcctgaggaacagagacataaaaagGGCTCTGAAAGCATTCTTTGTGAAGGAGACGCAACGTGGCCAATTGTCATAG